The DNA region TCCTCCCATCCATCGGCACTCGCATGCAGCGATGCGGATGACAGCGTGATGAACTTGTTCACTTCATCGAGCGCTTTGTCGTAGTCCGGCAACAAGGGGTAATCCAATGCAAGTGCTGGATCGACAGCTTGCTGCGTCACGTTATATCCGCCCGCGCCCCGCAATCTCAGAAAGTCCCCGACCTTCTCATCCAAGCCATTGGCATCGATCCCAATGTGAGCCTTCTGGTTCTCATCGCCCACATGGTAGGCAATCGCCCCAATACGGTCTGACATGTCAAACTGCACCACTGGCACTGCGAGCCCGTCTTTCCTCAAGACCACGGTCTCCGTTCCAGAGGCGATCCCGATCACAGGATCCGGCTCCACTCCGCTGACTAACCACCGCTCGACCACCGCTGGCGCTGTCCACTCTTCGTACTTCCGTGCCCGCCGATCCAAATAACTGCCGGACGCCGACCGCTCAATGATCACTTCATCATCCAAACGATCCGTTCTCACCACTCCAACCCAAGAGCCTTCTTTGACAGATTCCGTATCGTCGTAAAGCTCCGCGGTTACGCTCGTTCTCTGATCCGGCCCCGCATACTGCTGCAAATCGCCCAACGCGATCATCAGAGCCATCTTCGCGTTTGCCCGCGCCTCGGCCTGATCCCGGGACTGCGTTGACGTTCCCTGATCAGTAGCAGCGAGACTCAAAAGCCCCACCAGCAAAACGATCAGCAACGACATCAATGCGAGCACCGTCACTAACGCGATGCCCTGCGTTGACCGTCTAATCCTGGGGAAATCAGCTATCATCAGAGAGGCGGGAGTTCTGCAAACACCTAACGGCAAGAGACTTGCAGCAGGTACGCACAAACACACACCTCGGGTAACCAAAATCTTACTCTCTCTTTACCCAAAGCCCCCTCTCGATTGAAACTCCGCTTGGATCAGAGAGTTGCTTCCTGTGAAGGCTGGAAATCCACCAAGGCCTTAACCCCCATCTTTCCTGTCTCCTCAGGATAAAAAAACAGAAACATACGTTTTGCCTGACGGTTCTTTAACATTGACGAGTAGACCAACTTGGGATTTCCATCCTCCCCTTTTGCAGCAACTCGCAACCAAACATTCTGCCCATCTTCCACAGCGCCTTTGAAACGCTTGGCCCCGCCCGGTCGCAACAACTGCTGCTTATCGTCGAGTTTGGCAATCAGAGGAACCTTGCTCAAGTTCACCATTTGGTAACCCCCATACGGAAACGCATCCGGCGCAAGATCGAACACCCGGCACCCTGGGCTGCCTTTCTCTGAAGGAAATAGCAACACCAATGGCTGTTTCACATCACCCGGCACACGAATGTCCATCATCTTGATAAACTCGATCGTCCCGTCCTCGGCCTCCCGTTGAGTGAAAAGCGCCAACCCTGCCTTGCGGGAAAACGGCAACACCGGAGAATATCCCATATCGAGCAACTCTAGTTTGAAGAAGTCATCAGGCGACGTCCCCTTCCCTCTGCCGTTGCGGATGAAGAGCTCTTGCCCTTGCCAATTCCCCCACACTGAGAAACGCACGCCTGGGCCTTTCGCCACGACCTCTCCGCCCACCGCCGCGTCTACCGACTGCGCGCCTGCATCAACGCCTCCCAGTGATGCGGCGATCATCGCCACAATCACACACTGAATCATTCTGAATCTCTTCATCATCTCAAATCTAGTTAACTAAACCTCATCTCGCATCTCCCGGTTAAACTTCATCCGGAGTCAACCACCTGAAGGAAATGACTTTGTAACGACGACCAAACTTACGATTAAGTTCCGGGAAGGCGGAATTCTCTCGCCACGGGCGCACAACCACATCCCCCTTGGGCGAATTGCTATTATAGCTAGGATCCATTTCGGTCGGCTGTTCATCCGTCGGCTCAATCCAATTCGGAGAGCGCTGAACAACTGCCTCACACCATGCTTGGGAATTGACCGAGCCGTCAGGGTTTCGCTTCTCGCCATAAGCGCGAATCACAAAGGTATCCGAGCGTGCCCGCAGGGTGCTCCCCAAAGAACTCAAGATATCACCCTGCATCAAATAGCCAGGCGCACCCACATAGGTACTGAAGTCGCGGGTCTCCCCCGCCACGGAGAAACGTCTGTGGCTCATCGAGCGATGCGTAACCGGGTTCGAGACTTCCGGCCGGGAGTTCAACCCAGCCTTCTCGATCGCCGCCTGAAGGGCGCCCAGAACTCCGACATCAGTGCCCAGTGAGCCTTTTGTGCTATCCAGTCGACGATTTACAAAGTCGCTCATCCCCATAAACGGCCCCCGCTCCTTCACCTGCTCGACCATCGCTTCTGCAAGCGCGTCAATCTGCGCGTCGTTCAAACTATGATACCCGCCTGCCCAAGGATCATTGGGTTTGGCAGTAGGCAGCGAAAATCGACTGAATACATTCTCCCCGTCCAACTCTCTCACATTTCCGCCATCTACATACTTGAGTTCCGCATCGCGCAAAGAAGAAAAAACCGCACGCCAAGCATCCTTGGAGGTGGAGTTCACATTAAATCCCCCCTTGATCGCCAGGAAGCGACCTATCTGATCGTAGCGTTTGAGCTTCGCTTCCGTCAGATCCTCGTCCGCAAGCCCAGACATCACGATACGTGAGTTGTAAAACGGATGCGCATCGCTATCCCTCTCGATCATTGCAGTCACCGCCTCGTCATGGGTCGCATACGGCTGCTTGGCTCCATTCAAAGCGAGCTCGCTATCCCCCCAGTTCACACCGGAAAAGAAATAACGATCCCACAGCATCTCATTAGACGCCCACGCTAAGTCCCCTAGGCTCTGCATCGCCTTCTCCACAGGAAATACTCCCCGCCCGGAGCTGCGATTCTTGCGCCCGAGAATCGCAGTCGTATCAGAAATCCCAGGATGTGCGAACGAGTTACCAATCTGCAGAGAACCTCCCGATCCCATCACCCCCGTGTCGACATGCTGAAACTGGGCCAACGACGTCATCGGCAACCGGGGAACCTCATAAAGAACCACTCGATCGCTTCCGTCCTGAGCCGTATACCCCTCGCCCCAAAAGCCATTGCCTTGTGGGTTACCCACGATCTCCAGTTCGGACAAGTCGTTGATGCGGTCCAATGTCGCGGTCCACATTGGACCAACCCGGCCGGTGCCATCGTATTCCCGGGTATCAAAGGCCTTGCCCCGAGGATTGAGCCAAAACGCTGGGGTATCCTCCAGCGCACCTTTCATCTTCAAATCCAACACTGCAACATAGGCTGCCGAAGCCTGGCGAGTCGTAGGAATCTGACTCGTGTTCACCTCACGCTCGGCAAATAGAAACTGTCCGCCCAAGTCGGGGCAACTCACCATGTTGACTTTGCTCAACGCTGGATCGTCCATGATGTCGTTATCACCGTAGAGTTGTTTGGGCGGCAAATCCGTCATCAAATCACGCCCGCGACCCGAGTGATCCTTCGCGTAAAAAAGAGAATTCACAAACATCGTCGCCTCGGTACCGTTCTTGCCACGAAGACGCACCTTCACTGTAGTTCCCTCACGCGGGTAAAGGTGGAGGTGGTTCCAATACAAACCGGATCCTTCGCTGTAGGAAAACTGGCCTTGGACACCTGTCGGGTTCTCCCAGTTAATCGCACCTCCACTTACGACCTTCGCGGGGCTAACAACCTTCACTTCGCCTGGCTGCAACACCCACGCATCCTGCCCTGCCGGTGGCGCCAACCGCACGGCAAACGCACCTTGTCCATAGAGGTTGGGACTGAATGGCTGCCCTTTGGTGACCCGCACCTTGCGCCCGGATGAACGATCAACGTACTCAAACTCCGCATCCAGTGGACTGAATTTCGCGGAATAGATTCCAACCGATTGAAACGAGATCGGCACGTTGTATGGGTTCACCACTGTAAAATACGGGTCAAACGATAAGGCCAGCTTCCAGTTCGGCGACTCATGCTTGACTAATCCAATCGCGATCGCGATACGCGTCACAATCGGCGTTAGCTGGGGCGACTGCTCAACCCGCATTCCACCGGGCCCTGCCTCGTTGAACCCGCCTCGGGCACGCAACAGGTCCTTAGTCATCGCCCAATACCCTCGAAATCCCTTACCATAAAATGCGGACGGCCCGCCACGGTAACCATAACGCCCGATCGGATTACCGAACGCATTCGAGTAGGTATGAGGCAATGAACCACGCGCCGCGAAACTGTCCGCCTCGGGCGCTCTGTAGGCACGTTTCCATGAGGTCGAAGCATCCCACTCTTTTTTATAAAAGCGATAGTGGTTACGCATCAAATCCCAGGAGGGACCTCGCAAGAGTCCACTTGCTCTATCGCCCTCACGAATCTCCGCCACATAGCCAAGGTTCGGAGCCTTCCCCTCCCCGTAAAACTTAGCATCGTTGTAATCCCCAGAAAGCCGGCTGTAAAAGTTAGTCACGTTGCGCTCGTTGCTGCCATGAAACTCCTCCAGGCGATTAAACTCGTCTAAACTCAACTCAAACGCAGTGGATAGATCGCGAGCGTCCCCTCCATTGCGCACATCGGTCAGCAGCGACAAATTCATCGGAGCAATGTCGTGAAACGTCTCCTTGGAGAGTCCCTCTCCGTGCAGCAGGTCTGCCATCTTGGCCGACACCGACGCCTTGGATAGCATCTCATCCGAATTTTCCCCGTAGGTGGCCAACCCTGGATGCACATCCTCCAGCGCCCCCAGTCCAAACCGATCAACCGAAATCACCCCACCCAACGCGTCCCAGTCGGCAACCTCACTGG from Sulfuriroseicoccus oceanibius includes:
- a CDS encoding FAD-binding oxidoreductase; the encoded protein is MMKPTLNSQRKRGLALVTVLALMSLLIVLLLGLFSLATSDQSAASQSKNQSEARANAKMALMMALGELQEASGWDQRVTATASIVDGVADEKMHWAGVWSTEQWDPTDPNDNKFFERWLVSGNLARAFGLEAVRSGFTGDSELVEVVGRGSVTPGDEVRVEKVVSNVDEFAYGFWIGDQGTKASFGVARSSEVADWDALGGVISVDRFGLGALEDVHPGLATYGENSDEMLSKASVSAKMADLLHGEGLSKETFHDIAPMNLSLLTDVRNGGDARDLSTAFELSLDEFNRLEEFHGSNERNVTNFYSRLSGDYNDAKFYGEGKAPNLGYVAEIREGDRASGLLRGPSWDLMRNHYRFYKKEWDASTSWKRAYRAPEADSFAARGSLPHTYSNAFGNPIGRYGYRGGPSAFYGKGFRGYWAMTKDLLRARGGFNEAGPGGMRVEQSPQLTPIVTRIAIAIGLVKHESPNWKLALSFDPYFTVVNPYNVPISFQSVGIYSAKFSPLDAEFEYVDRSSGRKVRVTKGQPFSPNLYGQGAFAVRLAPPAGQDAWVLQPGEVKVVSPAKVVSGGAINWENPTGVQGQFSYSEGSGLYWNHLHLYPREGTTVKVRLRGKNGTEATMFVNSLFYAKDHSGRGRDLMTDLPPKQLYGDNDIMDDPALSKVNMVSCPDLGGQFLFAEREVNTSQIPTTRQASAAYVAVLDLKMKGALEDTPAFWLNPRGKAFDTREYDGTGRVGPMWTATLDRINDLSELEIVGNPQGNGFWGEGYTAQDGSDRVVLYEVPRLPMTSLAQFQHVDTGVMGSGGSLQIGNSFAHPGISDTTAILGRKNRSSGRGVFPVEKAMQSLGDLAWASNEMLWDRYFFSGVNWGDSELALNGAKQPYATHDEAVTAMIERDSDAHPFYNSRIVMSGLADEDLTEAKLKRYDQIGRFLAIKGGFNVNSTSKDAWRAVFSSLRDAELKYVDGGNVRELDGENVFSRFSLPTAKPNDPWAGGYHSLNDAQIDALAEAMVEQVKERGPFMGMSDFVNRRLDSTKGSLGTDVGVLGALQAAIEKAGLNSRPEVSNPVTHRSMSHRRFSVAGETRDFSTYVGAPGYLMQGDILSSLGSTLRARSDTFVIRAYGEKRNPDGSVNSQAWCEAVVQRSPNWIEPTDEQPTEMDPSYNSNSPKGDVVVRPWRENSAFPELNRKFGRRYKVISFRWLTPDEV